In Deltaproteobacteria bacterium, the sequence TCGACCTGAAAGGCGTTGCCGATGGTGGTCTTGATCAGTTCGGCTGTCCGCTCGCCGATCAATAGATTGTATTTCCGCTTGATATGCTGCAGAATCGCCTCATCCATCTTGTCGCCCCCTACCCGAACAGACTTGCTGTAGACGATGCCTGCCAGGGAGATTACTGCCACTTCAGTGGTGCCGCCGCCGATATCCACTACCATGTTGCTGGTGGGCTCGGTGATGGGCAAGCCTGCGCCAATGGCTGCAGCCATAGGCTCCTCGATGAGAAACACCTCGCGCGCTCCGGCTGACTCTGCTGACTCGCGTACTGCCCTCTTTTCCACCTGCGTGATCCCGGAAGGAACGCAGACAATGATCCGGGGCCGTATGAGGGTGCGCCGGTTGTGCACTTTCCTGATGAAA encodes:
- a CDS encoding rod shape-determining protein — its product is FIRKVHNRRTLIRPRIIVCVPSGITQVEKRAVRESAESAGAREVFLIEEPMAAAIGAGLPITEPTSNMVVDIGGGTTEVAVISLAGIVYSKSVRVGGDKMDEAILQHIKRKYNLLIGERTAELIKTTIGNAFQVDKVERMQIKGRDLVSGIPKILEIDSDEVRESITEQIETIVETVKIALEQTPPELAADIVDRGIVLTGGGALLKNLDKLLREETGLPITITEDPLSTVVLGSGRALDNIDILREVMI